A stretch of the Parabacteroides timonensis genome encodes the following:
- a CDS encoding alpha-1,2-fucosyltransferase, with protein MIYTCLNGRLGNCLFEIAAGVSLAKKLGVSYKALICDYHHLSDLQIFRKSILSKIDFQDVYPENVTEYNETGSSYEMLPLQDNLLLNGYFQSEKYFDKDLVYDLFKIDEITEKYIRDNYGFIFQRKTVAINVRRGDYLKLEYRHPVCRMSYFNKAISYFDKTMCFLVISDDIEWCKTHFKGDNFYFVENEPPLIDLYLQSMCTHNIISNSTFSWWGAWLNPNPDKKVLYPDPWFGFCLKNKKRFNTSDLCPKNWIPVPFGEFDYYFYGGRCYIYGGCRYINNRYSYTRDRLKRIISSLKKSIIRK; from the coding sequence ATGATATATACATGTTTGAATGGACGATTAGGAAATTGTTTATTTGAGATTGCTGCGGGAGTCTCTTTGGCTAAGAAGTTAGGAGTCTCTTATAAGGCTTTGATATGCGATTATCATCATTTATCAGATTTACAAATCTTCCGAAAATCGATTTTATCCAAAATCGATTTTCAAGATGTTTATCCGGAAAATGTTACAGAATATAATGAAACCGGCTCTTCGTATGAAATGTTACCATTGCAAGATAATCTTCTATTGAATGGATATTTTCAATCGGAAAAATATTTTGACAAGGATCTTGTGTATGATTTATTCAAGATAGATGAAATTACTGAAAAATATATACGTGATAACTATGGTTTTATATTTCAAAGAAAAACTGTAGCTATAAATGTTCGTCGAGGAGATTATTTGAAATTGGAATATAGGCATCCTGTATGTAGGATGTCCTATTTTAATAAGGCAATAAGTTATTTTGATAAGACGATGTGTTTTTTGGTTATAAGTGATGACATAGAGTGGTGTAAAACGCATTTTAAAGGGGATAACTTTTATTTTGTTGAAAATGAGCCTCCCTTAATCGACCTGTATTTGCAGTCAATGTGTACGCATAATATTATTAGTAATTCAACTTTTTCATGGTGGGGAGCCTGGTTGAATCCTAATCCGGATAAAAAAGTGTTATATCCGGATCCTTGGTTTGGGTTTTGTCTTAAAAATAAGAAGAGATTTAATACTAGCGATTTATGTCCGAAGAATTGGATCCCTGTTCCTTTCGGAGAATTTGATTATTATTTCTATGGTGGACGTTGTTATATATATGGTGGATGCCGTTATATAAATAATAGATATAGTTATACAAGAGATCGCTTAAAAAGGATTATCTCTTCATTGAAAAAATCAATAATAAGAAAATAA
- a CDS encoding glycosyltransferase family 52, with protein MQYYLLEPYRIEDTLFLFHGGFPLSVVRCVPGAKILDDKNRKKCYGSLLLVYWYALRNRNIPVYLGGWIIFSNSFLRFFKHIFYLEDGTASYESVLLPEFQNFKREKILRRRWVWGNTYPQLGLADNVECIYLTGILPIPDIILKKVKLIDLHALWQQKNPDQKKEIVNVFLPQGIDLKLFDGCDTLLLTQPFSEYSENNFSESDKIEVYRRLLSGYDESNALIKVHPAETTDYAAYFPSAKILTVPCPMELLVLLDIPLHRVITVNSTAVYSLGDQIEKIITGYDVTPALIKEAKRRDIYNGISNKLTTNKKK; from the coding sequence TTGCAGTATTACCTGTTAGAACCTTACCGGATTGAGGATACTTTGTTTCTTTTTCATGGAGGATTCCCTTTGTCTGTTGTTCGTTGTGTACCGGGTGCAAAAATCTTAGATGACAAAAATCGAAAAAAATGTTATGGATCATTGTTACTTGTTTATTGGTATGCTTTACGTAATCGTAATATTCCGGTTTATTTAGGGGGATGGATTATTTTCTCTAATTCATTTTTGAGGTTCTTTAAACATATTTTTTATCTGGAAGACGGAACTGCTTCTTATGAATCTGTTTTGCTTCCTGAATTTCAAAATTTTAAAAGAGAAAAGATTTTACGGCGCAGATGGGTATGGGGGAATACATACCCCCAGTTGGGATTAGCCGATAATGTTGAATGTATTTATTTGACCGGTATTTTACCTATTCCGGATATCATTTTGAAAAAAGTAAAACTCATCGACTTACATGCCTTATGGCAACAAAAGAATCCTGATCAGAAAAAAGAAATAGTAAATGTGTTTTTACCTCAGGGGATCGATTTAAAATTATTTGATGGTTGTGATACCCTTTTATTGACTCAACCGTTCAGTGAATATTCGGAAAATAATTTTTCAGAATCAGATAAAATAGAAGTCTATCGTCGGTTGCTGTCAGGTTATGATGAATCGAATGCATTGATAAAAGTTCATCCGGCAGAAACAACAGATTATGCTGCTTATTTCCCTTCTGCAAAAATCCTGACAGTTCCCTGCCCGATGGAGTTGCTTGTGTTGTTGGATATACCTTTGCACAGAGTCATAACCGTTAATTCGACAGCAGTATATAGCCTGGGAGATCAGATAGAAAAAATAATTACCGGTTACGATGTCACTCCTGCATTGATAAAAGAAGCCAAACGACGTGATATCTACAACGGTATTTCAAATAAGCTTACAACGAATAAAAAAAAATAA
- a CDS encoding glycosyltransferase family protein: protein MQTCSCPLCSQGNYNPSEFQVDLSELKRERPVGVSGLMRVRNGGRWLALSIDSCIEALDELIICYQESIDETATIIEQKQQQYPDKIKVFFYAPKVYFDFLSEEEFWYAYSLPKDSIHLFSNYSNYALSKTTYKYVVKMDADQIYFTDRLSKLCDAYRGIGVYEYSLIECMAYYFIRFFYRLHSHIYWVVKIIDKFPVNGNMMEFYSSYLYRLVYKTKLSVSLSGINLYRDGEEWGIPVFIEGSTHPLVFNGCGDLFVFTVSDKSFYTPAYQSPKESDQSDTIRWNPVYTVYRIIETFHCNSKIVHGGFYWFHMKFADIREFDKKSISLGKCYDDFRKMKINDLFKSGLIKNDRYYFGPHLFFFKYDKSISDPDKIIGNL, encoded by the coding sequence ATGCAAACATGCTCATGTCCTTTATGTAGTCAAGGGAATTATAATCCTTCAGAGTTTCAGGTTGATTTGTCTGAACTAAAAAGAGAACGGCCAGTAGGAGTCAGTGGTTTGATGCGGGTGAGAAATGGGGGGCGTTGGTTAGCACTAAGTATTGATTCCTGTATCGAGGCTTTGGATGAATTAATTATTTGCTATCAGGAATCGATTGACGAAACTGCCACTATCATTGAACAAAAACAACAACAGTATCCGGATAAGATAAAAGTTTTTTTTTATGCTCCTAAAGTATATTTTGATTTTTTGTCAGAAGAAGAATTTTGGTATGCATATTCTTTACCGAAAGATTCAATTCATTTATTTAGTAATTATAGCAATTATGCATTATCAAAGACTACATATAAGTATGTCGTTAAGATGGATGCGGATCAGATTTACTTTACTGATCGTTTATCGAAGTTATGTGATGCGTACAGGGGTATTGGTGTCTATGAATACTCTTTAATAGAATGTATGGCTTATTATTTTATCCGTTTTTTTTATAGATTGCATAGCCACATTTATTGGGTAGTTAAAATAATAGATAAGTTTCCTGTAAACGGAAATATGATGGAATTTTATAGTTCTTATTTATATAGATTGGTGTATAAGACTAAATTATCGGTTTCTCTGTCCGGTATAAACTTGTATAGGGATGGTGAAGAATGGGGTATTCCTGTTTTTATAGAAGGAAGTACACATCCTTTAGTTTTTAATGGATGTGGAGACCTTTTTGTTTTTACAGTTTCTGATAAAAGTTTTTATACACCTGCTTATCAATCACCTAAGGAGTCTGATCAATCGGATACTATAAGATGGAATCCGGTTTATACAGTTTATCGTATAATTGAAACGTTTCATTGTAATTCTAAAATAGTGCATGGTGGATTTTATTGGTTTCATATGAAGTTTGCTGATATTCGTGAATTTGATAAGAAATCTATATCATTAGGCAAATGCTATGATGATTTTAGAAAGATGAAAATAAATGATTTATTTAAATCCGGATTAATAAAGAATGACAGATATTATTTTGGCCCTCATCTGTTTTTCTTTAAGTATGATAAGAGTATTTCTGATCCTGATAAAATTATTGGAAATTTATAA
- a CDS encoding acylneuraminate cytidylyltransferase family protein, with the protein MKYVMLIPARGGSKRFPGKNLYPLCGKPLLAHSILYSRRVLPDTEIYVSTDSEEIAAVAREYGAGVIERPAELSGDLSTTDSALQHAAIELLSAGKEFDYMILLQATNPLRPDGMMKEALQVIETGKYDSLFAVTPLVRKLGRLVDGKFVPWNFVFGQRSQDMEPLYFEDGLLYISHRDLILNGRIRGDSLYSLIVDHPFGSLDIDTQEDFDLVEYYMYKYQ; encoded by the coding sequence ATGAAATACGTAATGTTGATTCCGGCACGCGGCGGATCGAAGCGTTTCCCGGGTAAAAATTTGTACCCGTTATGCGGAAAGCCTTTGTTGGCTCACTCCATCCTCTATTCCCGGCGTGTTTTGCCGGATACTGAAATTTATGTGTCGACCGACAGTGAAGAGATAGCAGCGGTGGCCCGCGAGTATGGGGCAGGAGTGATAGAGCGTCCGGCTGAATTATCCGGAGATCTGTCTACTACCGATTCGGCTTTGCAGCATGCTGCCATCGAACTCCTTTCGGCAGGAAAGGAGTTCGATTATATGATTTTATTACAAGCCACCAATCCGCTTCGTCCGGACGGGATGATGAAGGAAGCGTTGCAGGTGATAGAGACCGGTAAATATGACAGCTTGTTTGCCGTTACTCCCCTGGTAAGGAAATTAGGTCGTTTGGTGGATGGGAAGTTTGTTCCCTGGAATTTTGTTTTCGGCCAGCGCAGCCAGGATATGGAACCCCTTTATTTTGAAGACGGTCTTTTATATATCAGCCATCGTGATTTGATACTGAACGGACGTATTCGCGGAGATTCCTTGTATTCGTTGATTGTCGACCACCCGTTCGGATCTTTGGATATCGATACGCAAGAAGATTTTGATCTGGTGGAATATTATATGTATAAATATCAATAG
- a CDS encoding Rpn family recombination-promoting nuclease/putative transposase, whose protein sequence is MKKLDPKIMAENEKQELQDRYIRFDWAIKRLLRQKANFGVLNGFLTVMLREEVKILEILESEGNQESADDKFNRVDIKALNSKGEIIIVEIQNTREVHYLERILYGVAKAITEHISLGEGYQNVKKVYSISILYFDLGVGTDYIYHGQNHFIGVHTGDRLRINTRDRDAIVTRLPAEIFPEYILVRVNEFDKVATTPLDEWITYLKDGTIRPDTTAPGLREAREKLKYYSMSTQERHAYDKHLDTIMIQNDVLDTAKWEGRMEGLAEGKAEGLAEGKAEGLAKGEVRKLEALRQAATNMKRMGMGAADIAKCTGLPAEEIEML, encoded by the coding sequence ATGAAAAAATTAGATCCAAAAATCATGGCAGAAAATGAAAAACAAGAGCTGCAAGATCGATATATTCGATTTGATTGGGCCATAAAGCGTTTATTGCGCCAGAAGGCTAACTTCGGTGTGCTCAACGGTTTCCTGACCGTTATGTTGCGGGAAGAGGTGAAGATCCTCGAAATTCTCGAAAGCGAAGGCAATCAGGAGAGTGCCGACGACAAGTTCAATCGTGTCGATATCAAGGCGTTGAACAGTAAAGGCGAAATTATCATCGTCGAGATCCAGAACACCCGCGAAGTGCATTATCTCGAACGTATCCTATACGGTGTAGCTAAAGCTATCACCGAGCATATCTCGCTGGGTGAAGGCTATCAGAATGTAAAGAAAGTCTACTCCATCAGTATCCTTTATTTTGATCTGGGTGTGGGAACAGACTATATCTATCACGGCCAGAACCATTTCATCGGCGTGCATACCGGCGACCGTTTGCGTATTAACACTCGCGATCGCGACGCCATCGTTACCCGCCTGCCGGCAGAGATCTTTCCTGAATACATTCTGGTTCGCGTGAACGAGTTCGACAAAGTGGCCACCACGCCGCTCGACGAATGGATCACGTACCTGAAGGACGGTACGATCCGTCCCGACACGACGGCGCCCGGCCTTCGTGAAGCGCGAGAGAAACTGAAATATTACTCCATGTCAACCCAGGAACGTCATGCCTACGATAAACATCTGGACACAATCATGATCCAGAACGACGTCCTCGACACTGCCAAATGGGAAGGCCGCATGGAAGGACTTGCCGAAGGGAAAGCTGAAGGTCTTGCTGAAGGGAAAGCTGAAGGTCTTGCTAAAGGGGAAGTCAGAAAGCTCGAAGCTCTACGCCAAGCGGCGACCAACATGAAACGTATGGGAATGGGAGCAGCCGATATAGCAAAATGTACAGGATTGCCGGCAGAAGAGATAGAGATGTTATAA
- a CDS encoding DUF4248 domain-containing protein, giving the protein MNKETEQSETHVPIRSYGVTELGLLYNPTLQPDSAAKAIKRWIAFNAGLTAALEEAGWRKGQRKFTPLQTAQIFRFLGEP; this is encoded by the coding sequence ATGAATAAGGAAACAGAACAGTCGGAAACACATGTGCCGATACGAAGCTATGGAGTTACTGAATTAGGATTGTTATATAATCCGACCTTGCAGCCCGATTCGGCAGCCAAAGCGATCAAACGCTGGATCGCCTTCAACGCCGGCCTGACAGCCGCCCTTGAGGAAGCCGGTTGGCGCAAAGGACAACGAAAGTTTACCCCGCTGCAGACTGCGCAGATATTTCGTTTTTTGGGAGAACCTTGA
- a CDS encoding HU family DNA-binding protein yields MALNFHLVKRPDMRKDAAEGSELYYAQVRALKKVSFEKLCSMIAMRSTAFIGDVMLVIEDLLSVMQERLEEGDIICMGRLGNFRMVAGSKGVPVKKDFDTSLFNDARIVYVSGTMLADIKKNAKFEELKPIKDPDAKTEGGSGEDDRPVIE; encoded by the coding sequence ATGGCTCTGAATTTCCATCTAGTAAAACGTCCCGACATGCGTAAAGACGCTGCCGAAGGTTCCGAACTGTATTATGCACAGGTTCGCGCTTTGAAAAAAGTCAGTTTCGAAAAACTCTGCAGCATGATCGCCATGCGAAGCACCGCGTTTATCGGTGATGTCATGCTCGTTATCGAAGATTTGCTTTCCGTCATGCAGGAACGCCTTGAAGAAGGCGATATCATCTGTATGGGGCGCCTGGGCAATTTCCGCATGGTGGCGGGAAGCAAAGGAGTACCGGTAAAAAAGGATTTCGATACCTCTCTCTTCAACGATGCGCGCATCGTATATGTTTCGGGCACTATGCTGGCCGATATCAAGAAAAATGCCAAGTTCGAAGAATTGAAACCGATCAAAGATCCCGACGCAAAAACCGAAGGTGGTAGCGGAGAAGATGATCGTCCTGTAATAGAATAG
- a CDS encoding glucosaminidase domain-containing protein, producing the protein MNKQAFFKKFLPAAKAAGEHFKLNPQMILAQAAVESGWGESVLCTVYNNYFGLTGYGQPTLYWKGAKTLKAEDGGISHLQFRIYESVEQSFFDFARLIRFVYPTAATVSYYPEAYAKEIAYSRYISEANGDNREAYRQMLIKICQYIK; encoded by the coding sequence ATGAACAAGCAAGCATTCTTTAAAAAGTTCCTTCCGGCGGCAAAAGCTGCCGGGGAACATTTCAAACTGAATCCGCAGATGATCCTCGCACAAGCTGCCGTTGAAAGCGGCTGGGGTGAAAGTGTTCTCTGCACAGTGTACAACAATTATTTCGGCCTTACCGGTTACGGGCAACCCACCCTCTACTGGAAAGGGGCGAAAACACTCAAAGCGGAAGACGGTGGTATTTCTCACCTTCAATTTCGTATCTATGAATCTGTTGAACAAAGTTTCTTCGATTTTGCACGCTTGATCCGTTTTGTCTATCCGACTGCCGCAACTGTCAGTTATTATCCCGAGGCTTATGCCAAAGAGATCGCTTACAGCCGTTACATCAGCGAAGCGAACGGCGACAACCGCGAAGCTTACCGGCAGATGCTCATTAAAATCTGTCAGTATATCAAATAA
- a CDS encoding glycosyltransferase family 25 protein has protein sequence MDRLKTYVINLPKDLDRRESILKETGQFPCLDIEMIEAVYGKELSDKEKNNLFDCKKYTRYYGRALLPGEIGCVLSHQMCYKHLLETDLNYALILEDDAHFVDSEITEQFMKSVHDLMNSSIPRILLLHASFEYTGEKKIFCEKYSVCNIYSALFATGYLINKNAARLLLPKGSIYWVADDWFLFRGWGVDIYSLYPSVVVQQRDKLKSSIMEEQRKSKKRIFPHSRIECRLAYNRINYLIKKRIGIIKSMHL, from the coding sequence ATGGATCGTTTAAAGACGTATGTGATCAATTTGCCAAAAGACCTGGACCGGAGGGAAAGTATATTGAAAGAAACGGGGCAATTTCCCTGTCTGGATATTGAAATGATCGAGGCCGTTTATGGGAAAGAATTATCAGATAAAGAAAAAAATAATTTATTTGATTGTAAGAAATATACCCGATATTACGGACGTGCATTGTTGCCGGGTGAAATAGGTTGTGTATTGAGCCATCAAATGTGTTATAAACATTTACTGGAGACAGATCTTAACTATGCTCTCATCCTGGAAGATGATGCCCATTTTGTCGATAGCGAAATAACAGAACAATTTATGAAGTCTGTACATGATTTGATGAACAGTTCTATCCCTCGAATTTTACTATTACATGCATCTTTTGAATATACTGGTGAGAAAAAAATATTCTGTGAGAAGTATAGCGTATGCAATATATATAGTGCTCTGTTTGCTACTGGGTATTTGATTAATAAAAATGCGGCCCGTCTGTTGTTGCCAAAAGGATCTATTTATTGGGTAGCAGATGACTGGTTCCTTTTCCGAGGCTGGGGTGTCGATATTTATTCTTTATATCCATCTGTAGTCGTACAACAAAGGGATAAATTGAAATCTTCTATTATGGAAGAACAGCGTAAGAGTAAGAAAAGGATTTTTCCTCATTCCCGGATTGAATGTCGTTTGGCTTATAATAGAATAAATTATCTGATAAAAAAAAGAATCGGGATAATTAAAAGTATGCATCTCTGA
- a CDS encoding ATP-binding cassette domain-containing protein: MKSLIPLEVKRLYKLLPHTYRLRLWGVCISVFLMAILDLLGTGVLLPVLLLVLNEKMVLENRYMSLLYNWMDLGSPRSFIFFICMFVLLFSIVRVCLSTWLLYKQNQRLFSISSYLSIRLYCCYYSKGYLFIKQNNSHKLINQVNGIAANLIQGYFVPFSQLACEIFVMLSILIGLISFNAYVFLLIILTFVPITLTYYRCSRTRIKEYGKRLYLLAPQKGKLLQQTFIGFTDMEMSNTFPQSLERFTGLLKEQNSLSVRNFLLNSSLQKVLEIAIVSSVVVLIVATQLFELPALGLIVGVFAIAVYRVLPGIVKSTGYIFQMRGNSFAFDILSVLESEQLAVETVGQYPVEFKESLSIRHLCFSYDKEKQIFNNYSLDIHKGDFVGFRGESGCGKSTLFHLILGFLKPDSGGIYIDGIELSSGKLASWRNKIGYVSQQLFMIEGTLLDNIVMGIDKYPDMERIKHVLRLASLDRFVATLPKGVFTLVGEGGSLLSGGQRQRLGIARALYKKAEILMFDEATSSLDETTEHLINDSIIRLSEECPGLTLLVISHRPESLAVCRRIVDICNIQQHEK, encoded by the coding sequence ATGAAATCGTTGATACCTTTAGAAGTAAAGCGTTTGTATAAGTTGTTACCCCATACCTACCGGTTGCGTTTATGGGGAGTCTGTATATCTGTTTTTCTAATGGCCATATTGGATTTATTAGGTACCGGAGTTTTATTACCGGTCTTGTTACTGGTTCTGAATGAAAAAATGGTATTGGAAAATCGTTATATGTCTTTGCTTTACAATTGGATGGATCTTGGGAGTCCCCGGTCTTTTATATTTTTTATTTGTATGTTTGTTTTGTTATTTTCAATCGTTCGCGTATGCTTATCGACCTGGCTGCTATACAAACAAAATCAGCGATTGTTCTCCATCTCTTCTTACCTCTCTATCCGGTTGTATTGCTGTTATTATTCAAAAGGATATTTGTTTATCAAGCAGAATAACAGTCATAAATTGATTAATCAGGTAAATGGTATTGCCGCTAATTTGATTCAGGGTTATTTTGTCCCTTTTTCACAATTGGCATGCGAAATATTTGTTATGCTTTCTATCCTGATCGGATTGATTTCGTTTAATGCCTATGTTTTTCTATTGATAATATTGACTTTCGTTCCGATAACATTGACCTATTATCGTTGTTCCCGTACCCGAATAAAAGAATACGGTAAAAGACTTTACTTGCTGGCTCCTCAAAAAGGGAAGTTATTGCAACAAACATTTATAGGATTTACGGATATGGAAATGAGTAATACTTTTCCGCAGAGCCTGGAACGATTTACCGGTTTGTTAAAAGAGCAGAACAGTTTGTCTGTTCGTAATTTTTTGTTGAATAGTTCTTTGCAGAAAGTGTTGGAAATAGCCATTGTCAGTTCCGTTGTTGTTTTGATTGTGGCTACCCAATTGTTTGAACTTCCGGCGTTAGGTCTGATCGTAGGCGTATTTGCCATTGCTGTTTACAGGGTACTGCCCGGTATTGTTAAAAGTACAGGATACATATTCCAGATGAGAGGAAATTCGTTTGCATTCGATATATTGTCCGTTCTCGAATCGGAGCAGTTGGCGGTAGAAACAGTAGGACAGTATCCTGTGGAGTTCAAAGAATCGCTATCAATTCGTCATCTTTGTTTTTCTTATGACAAAGAAAAACAGATATTTAATAATTATTCTCTGGATATTCATAAAGGAGATTTCGTCGGTTTCCGGGGAGAATCCGGTTGTGGAAAATCTACCTTGTTTCATTTGATATTAGGCTTCCTGAAGCCGGATTCCGGGGGAATTTATATCGATGGAATTGAACTGTCGTCCGGGAAGCTGGCATCCTGGCGAAATAAAATCGGATATGTATCACAACAATTATTTATGATAGAAGGCACGTTGCTCGATAACATCGTTATGGGAATCGACAAATATCCGGATATGGAACGGATAAAACATGTGTTGCGTTTGGCTTCGCTGGATCGCTTTGTAGCAACGCTTCCAAAAGGTGTTTTTACTCTGGTGGGTGAAGGTGGCAGTCTGCTGTCCGGAGGTCAGCGTCAGCGTCTGGGGATAGCCCGTGCTTTATATAAAAAGGCTGAGATACTGATGTTTGACGAAGCGACCTCCTCTTTGGACGAAACGACCGAACATCTTATCAACGATTCGATTATCCGACTGTCGGAAGAATGTCCGGGACTTACGCTGCTGGTCATTTCCCATCGCCCGGAATCGTTGGCTGTATGTCGCAGGATTGTGGATATATGTAATATACAACAACATGAAAAATAA
- a CDS encoding O-antigen ligase family protein translates to MRTDRLDFIAYALLPYVLLITLTKVIPFLPSLPNAVYYSGFISIFVWLMLRGSLAISYKYFLFLLAALISIWVNDIPVFFNVWFRFVAFLSLILAVGPLVVSPFLTEWRRLAFTYTLVLIRWIVLASFLGWLFRLDFVHGYSGFKGVTNQSMLLGPLSGISLIYSLYRYYLQSGPGSRYKEIAMVLLSAVVLLLAGSRSALASSMLGVAFFYTRIYRHHLTRLWRIFFTVLCLAVLTSAIWWPYTERLRDKMTSSKKSGSLTSSRDNLWDDRMREFKAFPVFGVGFATVNMEYITTKSKVNEESGTVEPGSGWLFLLSSMGVVGFLSFFIPYTHTLYLLFRRETIGLNGYFLGALLFLFFFHLYFEGYLISAGGYLCFFLWLLLSECDRITNKIS, encoded by the coding sequence ATGAGGACGGATCGTTTGGATTTTATAGCGTATGCTTTGTTACCCTATGTCCTTCTGATAACTCTGACGAAGGTGATTCCTTTTTTACCATCCTTACCTAATGCCGTTTATTATAGTGGTTTTATCAGTATCTTCGTATGGCTTATGCTACGTGGAAGCCTGGCTATATCATATAAATACTTTCTTTTTTTATTGGCAGCTCTCATTTCGATTTGGGTCAACGATATTCCGGTTTTTTTTAATGTATGGTTTCGCTTCGTAGCCTTTCTATCTTTAATTCTGGCTGTGGGGCCTTTGGTGGTTAGTCCTTTTTTAACCGAATGGAGGCGTTTAGCTTTTACGTATACGCTAGTTCTGATCAGATGGATTGTATTGGCTTCATTTTTAGGCTGGCTGTTTCGTTTGGATTTTGTACATGGGTATAGTGGCTTTAAAGGAGTAACTAATCAGTCGATGTTGTTGGGGCCATTAAGCGGTATTTCTCTTATATATAGTTTATACCGGTATTATTTACAGTCTGGTCCGGGAAGCCGGTATAAGGAGATTGCGATGGTACTTCTGTCGGCTGTTGTCTTGTTATTGGCAGGTTCTCGTTCTGCATTAGCTAGTAGTATGCTGGGGGTCGCTTTTTTTTATACCCGGATTTATCGTCATCATCTAACAAGATTATGGAGGATTTTTTTTACTGTTCTGTGTCTGGCTGTTTTGACTTCTGCTATTTGGTGGCCTTATACGGAACGATTACGGGATAAGATGACATCCAGCAAAAAATCAGGAAGCCTGACAAGTTCGCGAGATAATTTATGGGATGACCGCATGAGAGAATTCAAGGCTTTTCCGGTTTTTGGCGTTGGGTTTGCAACAGTGAATATGGAGTATATAACAACTAAGAGTAAAGTAAATGAGGAAAGTGGTACGGTAGAACCGGGAAGCGGATGGCTTTTTTTGTTGTCTTCGATGGGAGTGGTTGGATTCTTGTCATTTTTTATTCCATATACGCATACTTTATATCTATTGTTCAGAAGAGAAACGATAGGACTAAACGGATATTTTCTGGGAGCATTATTGTTTTTGTTTTTTTTTCATCTCTATTTCGAAGGATATCTGATTTCGGCAGGTGGTTATCTCTGTTTTTTTCTATGGTTGTTGTTGTCTGAGTGTGACAGGATTACAAATAAAATAAGTTGA
- a CDS encoding glycosyltransferase family 4 protein, with the protein MHAILVLYTELMPYNVIVLKALVENGCRVHVVLWDENKKTSYYPPIEKGITYYNRSTFWNADHLYTFVKKIHPDLIWTSGWVDPIYNEVCARVRNDYHIPVVAGSDTQWRGGKQWLNVLTASFRHQKWFSHLFVSGAPQVVYALKLGFQPKQILMHNLSADVNLFHQVDTEIRERKYPRRLLYIGRFAKEKGLIFLLKAWQSIPDRKGWTLTLIGNGPEYAKLQGYPDVEIKSFMPQKELMIELEQSGAFILPSVFEPWALVIHEAACAGLPILASERCGAVSCFVKNGENGFLFKPGNRKSIGQAIGKFISLQESEWLEMGKISRELSNQITPTMVANTLLSILE; encoded by the coding sequence ATGCATGCGATTTTAGTTTTATATACGGAGTTGATGCCTTACAATGTTATTGTTTTAAAGGCTTTGGTGGAAAATGGTTGTAGAGTCCATGTTGTTCTATGGGATGAAAATAAAAAAACGTCCTATTATCCTCCAATAGAAAAAGGAATTACTTATTACAATCGTTCTACATTCTGGAATGCCGACCATCTCTATACATTTGTAAAAAAGATACATCCCGATTTGATCTGGACATCAGGTTGGGTAGATCCTATATATAATGAAGTCTGTGCTCGGGTACGTAATGATTATCATATTCCGGTGGTTGCCGGTAGCGATACACAATGGCGAGGAGGAAAACAATGGCTAAATGTTTTAACTGCTTCTTTTCGTCATCAGAAATGGTTCAGCCATCTGTTTGTTTCGGGTGCCCCACAGGTTGTGTATGCTTTAAAATTAGGTTTTCAACCCAAACAGATATTGATGCATAATTTATCTGCGGATGTGAATTTGTTTCATCAGGTGGATACAGAGATCCGCGAAAGAAAATATCCCCGGCGTTTATTATATATCGGTCGGTTTGCGAAAGAAAAAGGACTTATTTTTTTATTGAAAGCCTGGCAATCGATACCGGATCGTAAGGGATGGACATTAACCCTGATAGGTAATGGACCGGAATACGCGAAGCTGCAAGGCTATCCGGATGTAGAGATAAAGAGTTTTATGCCTCAGAAGGAATTGATGATAGAGCTCGAACAATCCGGTGCATTTATTTTACCATCGGTATTTGAACCTTGGGCTTTGGTGATCCATGAGGCTGCCTGTGCGGGATTGCCGATACTTGCTTCCGAACGTTGTGGAGCTGTAAGTTGTTTTGTAAAAAATGGAGAGAACGGATTTTTATTTAAACCGGGAAACAGGAAATCTATTGGTCAGGCAATAGGGAAATTTATCTCTCTGCAGGAGTCGGAATGGTTGGAAATGGGAAAAATTAGCAGGGAATTATCGAATCAAATAACTCCGACTATGGTTGCAAATACTCTTTTATCGATATTGGAATGA